A genomic stretch from Mesoplodon densirostris isolate mMesDen1 chromosome 3, mMesDen1 primary haplotype, whole genome shotgun sequence includes:
- the LOC132485647 gene encoding olfactory receptor 7G2-like, with translation MELRNETDVSECLLLGLTDDLELQSFLFCLFLVMYLITVLGNLLIILAVSCDSHLHTPMYLFLSNLSFTDICISTTAIPKMLVNIQAEIQHITYIGCLTQLGFVLVFVGLENFLLAAMAYDRYVAICHPLRYTVIIIPRFCVLLILLSLFISTVLGLLLSLMVLQLSFCKDLEIPHFFCELTQVIKLACSDTLMNNILIYSVASLFCGIPLSGIIFSYTQIVPFVLRMPSAGTKLKAFSTCGSHLTVVSLFYGTLFGVYISSVVTDSSRKTAVASVMYIVLPQMMNPFIYSLRNKDMKRALRKLISRIPSFL, from the coding sequence ATGGAACTCAGAAATGAAACAGATGTTTCAGAATGCCTTCTCCTGGGATTGACAGATGATCTAGAACTGCAGTCCTTCTTATTCTGCCTGTTCCTAGTAATGTACCTGATCACTGTCCTAGGAAACCTGCTCATCATCCTGGCTGTTAGCTGTGACTCCCACCTCCATACCCCAATGTATCTCTTCCTCTCAAACCTTTCCTTTACTGACATCTGTATAAGCACAACTGCGATTCCAAAGATGCTGGTAAACATCCAGGCAGAGATACAGCACATCACTTACATAGGCTGCCTGACCCAGCTTGGCTTTGTCCTGGTTTTTGTTGGTTTAGAAAATTTTCTCCTTGCAGCAATGGCCTATGATCGCTATGTGGCCATTTGTCACCCCCTGAGGTACACGGTTATCATCATCCCCCGATTCTGTGTTCTGCTGATTCTACTCTCACTTTTCatcagcacagtgcttggccTGCTCCTCAGTCTGATGGTATTGCAGCTGTCCTTCTGCAAGGACCTGGAAATCCCTCACTTCTTCTGTGAACTTACTCAAGTCATCAAGCTGGCCTGTTCTGATACCCTCATGAATAACATCTTGATATATTCTGTGGCTAGCCTGTTTTGTGGCATTCCCCTCTCTGGGATCATTTTCTCTTATACTCAAATTGTCCCCTTTGTTTTGAGAATGCCATCAGCAGGGACAAAGCTTAAAGCTTTTTCCACCTGTGGGTCTCACCTTACAGTTGTGTCCTTATTCTATGGGACACTTTTTGGAGTTTACATTAGTTCTGTGGTTACTGACTCATCCAGGAAGACTGCAGTGGCTTCAGTTATGTACATTGTACTTCCTCAAATGATGAACCCTTTTATCTACAGCCTGAGAAACAAGGACATGAAGAGAGCCTTGAGGAAACTTATTAGTAGGATACCTTCTTTCCTGTGA